A genomic stretch from Frankiales bacterium includes:
- a CDS encoding mechanosensitive ion channel codes for MITTAANPCDPSSTVCNWVYDATGKDWLATTLDWIVARPLSILFIVLVGFVVRWLLFRLITKVVDRAATGMLPQALTIGRSPEEQVAYDATLERRKQRAHTLGSVLRSLTTAVVFAIVFVILLAELGYDIGPIIAGAGIAGIALGFGAQSLVSDFIAGMFMLFEDQYGVGDVIDIGGASGTVEAVTLRVTRLRDVNGTVWFVRNGELTRVGNKSQNWARTVLDVSVAYGEDISRVKEVLLEEANELRATADFEALILEEPEVWGIESLGSDGIDVRVVLKTAPLAQWAVARALRERIKRRFDAEGIEIPFPQRVVWQRETPVGAGT; via the coding sequence ATGATCACGACTGCTGCGAACCCCTGCGACCCGAGCTCCACCGTCTGCAACTGGGTGTACGACGCCACCGGCAAGGACTGGCTGGCCACGACGCTCGACTGGATCGTGGCGCGACCGCTGTCGATCCTGTTCATCGTGCTCGTCGGCTTCGTCGTGCGCTGGCTGCTCTTCCGGCTGATCACCAAGGTCGTGGACCGCGCCGCGACCGGGATGCTGCCGCAGGCGCTCACCATCGGTCGCAGCCCGGAGGAGCAGGTGGCCTACGACGCGACCCTCGAGCGGCGGAAGCAGCGCGCCCACACGCTCGGATCGGTCCTGCGCAGCCTCACGACCGCCGTCGTGTTCGCGATCGTGTTCGTGATCCTGCTCGCCGAGCTGGGCTACGACATCGGCCCCATCATCGCCGGCGCCGGCATCGCCGGCATCGCGCTGGGCTTCGGCGCCCAGAGCCTGGTGAGCGACTTCATCGCCGGGATGTTCATGCTCTTCGAGGACCAGTACGGCGTGGGCGACGTGATCGACATCGGCGGCGCGAGCGGCACCGTCGAGGCCGTCACCCTGCGGGTCACCCGGCTGCGCGACGTCAACGGCACGGTCTGGTTCGTGCGCAACGGCGAGCTCACCCGCGTGGGCAACAAGAGCCAGAACTGGGCACGCACGGTGCTCGACGTCTCCGTCGCCTACGGCGAGGACATCAGCCGGGTGAAGGAGGTGCTCCTCGAGGAGGCGAACGAGCTGCGCGCCACCGCGGACTTCGAGGCGCTCATCCTCGAGGAGCCCGAGGTGTGGGGGATCGAGAGCCTCGGCTCCGACGGCATCGACGTCCGGGTGGTGCTCAAGACCGCGCCGCTGGCCCAGTGGGCCGTGGCCCGCGCGCTGCGCGAGCGCATCAAGAGGCGCTTCGACGCCGAGGGCATCGAGATCCCCTTCCCGCAGCGCGTCGTCTGGCAGCGCGAGACCCCGGTGGGCGCCGGCACCTGA
- a CDS encoding FCD domain-containing protein, translated as MQKAFQPVRVPLPDQIRDHLRGLIADGELGPGDALPSERELAARLGVSRHSLRQALASLAAIGLVETRHGSGVYLTASPSDDTVTRFADVLFTVNTSIGDALEARLAFEPSATRLAAERRTDDDLELLTAALDVQHDLSAGDAASSEASSFHHQLARTTGNPVFAGLLRSVTTGPRNVSLLAAHTHDGPARWHREHVAILDAVRRGNGARAQRLMASHLEQMLAVARSLESTH; from the coding sequence ATGCAGAAGGCGTTCCAGCCCGTGCGCGTGCCGCTGCCCGACCAGATCCGCGACCACCTGCGAGGGCTCATCGCCGACGGCGAGCTCGGCCCCGGCGACGCGCTCCCCTCGGAGCGCGAGCTGGCCGCGAGGCTCGGGGTGTCGCGGCACTCGCTGCGCCAGGCGCTCGCCTCGCTCGCCGCGATCGGGCTGGTCGAGACCCGGCACGGCTCCGGCGTCTACCTCACCGCCAGCCCCTCGGACGACACCGTCACCCGCTTCGCCGACGTGCTGTTCACGGTCAACACCTCGATCGGCGACGCGCTCGAGGCCCGCCTGGCCTTCGAGCCGTCGGCCACCAGGCTGGCTGCCGAGCGGCGCACCGACGACGACCTCGAGCTGCTCACGGCGGCCCTCGACGTGCAGCACGACCTCAGCGCCGGCGACGCGGCGTCGAGCGAGGCGTCGTCGTTCCACCACCAGCTCGCCCGCACCACGGGCAACCCCGTCTTCGCCGGCCTGCTCCGCTCGGTCACCACGGGCCCGCGCAACGTCTCGCTGCTCGCGGCCCACACCCACGACGGGCCGGCCCGCTGGCACCGCGAGCACGTCGCGATCCTCGACGCCGTCCGCCGCGGCAACGGCGCGCGGGCGCAGCGGCTGATGGCCTCCCACCTCGAGCAGATGCTCGCGGTGGCACGGTCCCTCGAGTCCACCCACTGA
- a CDS encoding alpha/beta fold hydrolase, protein MAPRARRDPRRRPPRQRRAGAAADGLPPRADARGGTVPRVHPLIAPGSRRTALAQVRTGEPLRPHAPSGGGEGARDLVLVPGLNNSAGVWDDVVSHLPSHLAARAVDCPPLDDIDAIAAALLEELPDRFVAVGHSFGGYVVVAMLALAPERLEAVALVCSGGYADTPAQAQARLTTAEAARTGDYIAMATARADLLYHPDNADDAVLAAKRRRGVEEYGVERYVAHLAACASRPDREQLLLDTDVPLLLVAADGDQVVPPGPRREAAARAGAAFALVPGAGHMLPAEQPAALAGELAAWLAATPASRPSLHEETA, encoded by the coding sequence CTGGCACCGCGAGCACGTCGCGATCCTCGACGCCGTCCGCCGCGGCAACGGCGCGCGGGCGCAGCGGCTGATGGCCTCCCACCTCGAGCAGATGCTCGCGGTGGCACGGTCCCTCGAGTCCACCCACTGATAGCCCCCGGATCCAGGAGGACGGCGTTGGCCCAGGTGCGCACCGGCGAGCCGCTGCGCCCCCACGCGCCGTCGGGCGGTGGCGAGGGAGCGCGCGACCTCGTGCTCGTGCCGGGGCTCAACAACTCGGCGGGCGTGTGGGACGACGTCGTGAGCCACCTGCCGTCGCACCTCGCCGCCCGGGCCGTCGACTGCCCGCCGCTCGACGACATCGACGCGATCGCCGCCGCGCTGCTCGAGGAGCTACCGGACCGCTTCGTGGCCGTGGGCCACTCCTTCGGCGGCTACGTCGTGGTCGCGATGCTCGCGCTCGCACCGGAGCGGCTCGAGGCCGTCGCCCTGGTGTGCTCCGGCGGGTACGCCGACACCCCGGCCCAGGCGCAGGCGCGGCTGACGACCGCCGAGGCCGCGCGCACGGGCGACTACATCGCCATGGCGACTGCCCGCGCCGACCTGCTCTACCACCCGGACAACGCCGACGACGCGGTGCTCGCCGCGAAGCGGCGTCGCGGCGTCGAGGAGTACGGCGTCGAGCGCTACGTGGCGCACCTCGCCGCCTGCGCCAGCCGCCCCGATCGCGAGCAGCTCCTCCTCGACACAGACGTGCCGCTGCTGCTCGTCGCAGCCGACGGCGACCAGGTGGTGCCCCCCGGCCCGCGCCGCGAGGCCGCCGCCCGCGCGGGTGCCGCGTTCGCGCTGGTGCCCGGCGCAGGCCACATGCTGCCGGCCGAGCAGCCGGCCGCGCTGGCCGGGGAGCTCGCCGCCTGGCTCGCGGCCACCCCGGCGTCCCGCCCCTCCCTGCACGAGGAGACCGCATGA
- a CDS encoding alpha/beta fold hydrolase: MTRPLPAHEITGSGDITVFLLHGAYGDGRYFADTRDRLVARGRRVVVWHCPGYGGSPGIDSPSIESFGEVAAELVAATGGERNVLLGHSMGGLIAPRAALLVHDRVDALVLSSTSAGLNTRTPEERAAFIAERVDPITAGQSVGEYAPALLATMIGPESSGPLVDRVMDVVCEMSTETFKVSMTAITEYVDGVETLRAQTVPALAIAGEHDPACPPDGMQFIAEQLPDAEYAEIAGVGHYGFAERPEEYHGLVEDFLARRLGV, translated from the coding sequence ATGACACGTCCGCTGCCCGCCCACGAGATCACCGGCTCCGGCGACATCACCGTCTTCCTGCTGCACGGCGCCTACGGCGACGGCAGGTACTTCGCCGACACGCGGGACCGGCTCGTCGCGCGTGGCCGCCGTGTCGTGGTCTGGCACTGCCCCGGCTACGGCGGCAGCCCCGGCATCGACTCCCCCTCGATCGAGTCCTTCGGCGAGGTCGCGGCGGAGCTCGTGGCGGCGACCGGCGGCGAGCGCAACGTGCTGCTGGGGCACTCCATGGGCGGGCTCATCGCACCGCGCGCCGCGCTGCTCGTGCACGACCGCGTCGACGCGCTGGTGCTCTCGTCGACCTCGGCCGGGCTCAACACCCGCACGCCCGAGGAGCGCGCCGCCTTCATCGCCGAGCGGGTCGACCCGATCACCGCAGGCCAATCCGTGGGCGAGTACGCCCCCGCGCTGCTCGCCACGATGATCGGCCCAGAATCGAGCGGACCGCTCGTCGATCGTGTGATGGACGTCGTGTGCGAGATGAGCACCGAGACCTTCAAGGTCTCGATGACCGCCATCACCGAGTACGTCGACGGGGTCGAGACGCTGCGCGCGCAGACCGTGCCCGCACTGGCCATCGCCGGCGAGCACGACCCGGCGTGCCCGCCGGACGGCATGCAGTTCATCGCCGAGCAGCTGCCGGACGCCGAGTACGCCGAGATCGCCGGCGTCGGCCACTACGGCTTCGCCGAGCGGCCGGAGGAGTACCACGGGCTGGTCGAGGACTTCCTCGCCCGCAGGCTCGGCGTCTGA
- a CDS encoding carotenoid oxygenase, with protein MFEMADALIITVPKEDDTDNPYLRGPFRPQRNEFAVSGDEMTVIGAIPTDLDGVYIRNTHNQAQAPLGIYHPFDGDGMLHAMRFRDGTCEYRNKFVRTTGFLAEQGAGGRSLWPGLLQPGQYQRRGWGAMGSMKDNAGTDVIAHAGALIASMSQGSEPWSLSPATLETTGVKQWGCLVPDGVSSHYKVDAATGEMIFFNYPEKAPFMNYGVVNKADNLVHYVPIELPGARWPHDLGMTEHYSVLHDLPLFFNPEGLRQGVRRIEFHPELPARFGVIPRYGTDADVRWFEAEPCFVMHLGNCFEDGDWVVQDGCIWDHPVHPPVGAADDVIARIARQLDKHTTHTHLHRWMFNMATGEVRELDLDDEVTEFPIVSNDFVGRSYRYSYNSLFMPGHWLMTGVKKYDVRTGEMTRYEYGEQRYGSEVCVALREGFASEDDGYVITFVTDMAQDRSECLVLDARDIAAGPICTIVLPERISAGTHACWVEGDRMEGEHRSPQALAKVAELTR; from the coding sequence ATGTTCGAGATGGCCGACGCGCTGATCATCACGGTGCCCAAGGAGGACGACACCGACAACCCCTACCTGCGCGGGCCGTTCCGGCCGCAGCGCAACGAGTTCGCGGTGTCGGGCGACGAGATGACCGTCATCGGCGCGATCCCGACCGACCTCGACGGCGTCTACATCCGCAACACGCACAACCAGGCCCAGGCGCCGCTGGGGATCTACCACCCCTTCGACGGCGACGGGATGCTGCACGCCATGCGGTTCCGCGACGGGACGTGCGAGTACCGCAACAAGTTCGTGCGCACCACCGGCTTCCTCGCCGAGCAGGGGGCCGGCGGGCGGTCGCTGTGGCCGGGCCTGCTCCAGCCGGGCCAGTACCAGCGGCGCGGCTGGGGCGCGATGGGCTCGATGAAGGACAACGCCGGCACCGACGTCATCGCCCACGCCGGCGCCCTCATCGCGTCGATGTCGCAGGGCAGCGAGCCGTGGAGCCTGAGCCCGGCCACGCTGGAGACGACCGGCGTCAAGCAGTGGGGCTGCCTCGTGCCCGACGGCGTCTCGTCGCACTACAAGGTCGACGCCGCGACCGGGGAGATGATCTTCTTCAACTACCCGGAGAAGGCGCCGTTCATGAACTACGGCGTCGTGAACAAGGCCGACAACCTCGTGCACTACGTACCGATCGAGCTGCCCGGGGCGCGCTGGCCGCACGACCTGGGCATGACCGAGCACTACTCCGTGCTCCACGACCTCCCGCTCTTCTTCAACCCCGAGGGGCTGCGGCAGGGGGTGCGCAGGATCGAGTTCCACCCCGAGCTGCCGGCCCGCTTCGGGGTGATCCCGCGTTACGGCACCGACGCCGACGTGCGCTGGTTCGAGGCCGAGCCCTGCTTCGTGATGCACCTCGGCAACTGCTTCGAGGACGGCGACTGGGTCGTGCAGGACGGCTGCATCTGGGACCACCCGGTGCACCCGCCGGTGGGCGCGGCCGACGACGTCATCGCGCGGATCGCCCGTCAGCTCGACAAGCACACCACGCACACCCACCTGCACCGCTGGATGTTCAACATGGCGACCGGCGAGGTGCGCGAGCTCGACCTCGACGACGAGGTGACGGAGTTCCCCATCGTCAGCAACGACTTCGTGGGCCGCAGCTACCGCTACAGCTACAACAGCCTGTTCATGCCGGGCCACTGGCTGATGACCGGCGTCAAGAAGTACGACGTCCGCACCGGCGAGATGACCCGCTACGAGTACGGCGAGCAGCGGTACGGCTCCGAGGTCTGCGTCGCGCTGCGGGAGGGCTTCGCCTCCGAGGACGACGGCTACGTCATCACCTTCGTCACCGACATGGCCCAGGACCGCTCCGAGTGCCTGGTGCTCGACGCGCGCGACATCGCGGCCGGCCCGATCTGCACGATCGTGCTCCCGGAGCGCATCTCGGCGGGCACCCACGCCTGCTGGGTGGAGGGCGACCGCATGGAGGGCGAGCACCGCTCGCCGCAGGCCCTGGCGAAGGTGGCCGAGCTGACCCGGTGA
- a CDS encoding isochorismatase family protein has translation MDPKKTAVVLVEFQNDFTSEGGALHDAVKDSMAATEMIKHTQEAVAAARDAGATIIHAPIQFAEGYGEITAHPYGILKGVVDTNAFVKGSWGAAFVEEVSPEPGDIVLEGKRGLDAFASTNLDFILRSKGVETVALGGFLTNCCVESTMRSAYEKGFEVITLTDCVGATSAEEHANAITYDYPMFSKPMTAAEFSSVLEGSAAEDRSSAY, from the coding sequence ATGGACCCGAAGAAGACAGCGGTCGTGCTCGTCGAGTTCCAGAACGACTTCACCAGCGAGGGCGGCGCCCTGCACGACGCCGTCAAGGACTCGATGGCAGCCACGGAGATGATCAAGCACACGCAGGAGGCGGTGGCCGCGGCCCGCGACGCCGGGGCGACCATCATCCACGCGCCCATCCAGTTCGCCGAGGGCTACGGCGAGATCACCGCGCACCCCTACGGGATCCTCAAGGGCGTCGTCGACACCAACGCGTTCGTGAAGGGCAGCTGGGGGGCCGCGTTCGTCGAGGAGGTGTCCCCGGAGCCGGGCGACATCGTGCTCGAGGGCAAGCGCGGGCTCGACGCCTTCGCGAGCACCAACCTCGACTTCATCCTGCGCAGCAAGGGCGTGGAGACCGTCGCCCTGGGCGGCTTCCTCACCAACTGCTGCGTGGAGTCGACGATGCGCTCGGCGTACGAGAAGGGGTTCGAGGTCATCACGCTCACCGACTGCGTCGGCGCCACCAGCGCCGAGGAGCACGCCAACGCGATCACCTACGACTACCCGATGTTCTCCAAGCCGATGACGGCCGCGGAGTTCTCCTCTGTGCTCGAGGGCTCCGCCGCCGAGGACCGGTCCAGCGCCTACTGA
- a CDS encoding winged helix DNA-binding protein, translating to MPSDAIPAVPSNVLFEVWLLSRRAYRLLDGSLRESGLSADEFAVYSLLVAAPRSPSWLAQWMAAPLTTVSSYVRRFEQRGHVTREPDPADARSYRLALTDAGRAAHRAAGELFLGVLASVEADLGPGLDDARQEIVRTAAAIDRAASATM from the coding sequence GTGCCTTCCGACGCCATCCCCGCAGTCCCGTCCAACGTGCTGTTCGAGGTGTGGCTGCTCTCGCGCCGCGCGTACCGGCTCCTCGACGGCTCCCTGCGGGAGAGCGGGCTGAGCGCGGACGAGTTCGCGGTCTACTCGCTGCTCGTCGCGGCCCCACGCTCGCCGAGCTGGCTCGCGCAGTGGATGGCCGCGCCGCTGACCACCGTCTCCAGCTACGTGCGCCGCTTCGAGCAGCGCGGCCACGTGACGCGCGAGCCGGACCCCGCCGACGCCCGCTCCTACCGGCTCGCGCTCACCGACGCCGGACGGGCCGCGCACCGTGCCGCCGGCGAGCTCTTCCTCGGGGTGCTCGCGTCGGTCGAGGCGGACCTCGGCCCGGGTCTCGATGACGCCCGGCAGGAGATCGTCCGCACGGCAGCCGCCATCGACCGCGCGGCGTCAGCGACCATGTGA
- the treS gene encoding maltose alpha-D-glucosyltransferase — protein MSPEPLLSDDPTWYKDAVIYQLHVKAFADSNGDGIGDFGGLTSRLDYLQDLGVTAVWLLPFYPSPLRDDGYDIADYEGVHESYGDMRAFRRFLDQAHARGLRVITELVINHTSDEHAWFQRARNAPRGSAHRDFYVWSDTPEKYADARIIFKDFETSNWTWDPVAGQYYWHRFYSHQPDLNFESPAVRRAVIRLLDKWFAMGVDGVRLDAIPYLYEEDGTNCENLPKTHEFLRMLRAHVDAHHPNRMLLAEANQWPEDAVAYFGDGDECHMAFHFPLMPRLYMALRREDRHPIVDILEQTPEIPGTAQWATFLRNHDELTLEMVTDEERDYMYRTYAHDPRMRINLGIRRRLAPLLQGDRRKIELLNAVLFSLPGTPVMYYGDEIGMGDNVYLGDRDGVRTPMQWSSDRNAGFSQANPQRLYLPVIIDPDYHYETVNVEALRGNANSLWWWMHRLISLRTSHRAFGHGGLRFLTPDNPKVLAFLRTPSEPGDGDTLLVVANLSRYAQAAELDLGDLAGATPVELFGHTPFAPVTERPYAVTLAPYGFYWFRLVPQPTSEGAASPSEAPLVTMDDDPLARRAASGIGRALAAWLPQRRWFHGKARVVRSVSVLDAVPLDGRRPLSGTLLVVEVDFSEGDPETYCVPVAVLPADGGHEVAEGNLIARVRRSDGREGLLVDALGETETPSSLVRLVVRQSERKGRAGRVRGWSVPDVRDWPAEEEPDTKVLRGEQSNTSIRVGDRAILKLYRRLDDGTSPELEVGRHLQRVGYAGGAGLLGSVEYVRPRGEPVTLAAMHEFVANDGDAWQWVLERLNLYAEQVLALPDTPPRVPADPLSSTPAPLPEEMVDLLAPWAASADQIGRRTAEMHEALARGDDPAFRPEPFTTLYQRSLYQSILGETRATLRMLRSPRARLDEEQAQLVAALPEDRLLDRLDQLRARRLHVSRVRHHGDFHLGQMLWTGRDFVIIDFEGEPSRSVGERRIKRSPLRDVAGMLRSFDYAANVGMRDQVERLGFASPAAAEARLGPWARAWSAWMSASFLSSYLDAVAGQPFVPEDTAELRLLLDAFMLEKTCYEVRYELGNRPDWVGIPLRALHELVEAFPATASEG, from the coding sequence GTGTCTCCCGAACCGCTCCTGTCCGACGACCCCACCTGGTACAAGGACGCAGTCATCTACCAGCTGCACGTGAAGGCGTTCGCGGACTCGAACGGTGACGGGATAGGCGACTTCGGCGGGCTCACGAGCCGGCTGGACTACCTCCAGGACCTCGGGGTCACGGCGGTGTGGCTGCTGCCGTTCTACCCCTCGCCCCTGCGCGACGACGGCTACGACATCGCCGACTACGAGGGCGTGCACGAGAGCTACGGCGACATGCGCGCCTTCCGGCGCTTCCTCGACCAGGCCCACGCGCGCGGCCTGCGCGTGATCACCGAGCTGGTCATCAACCACACGTCCGACGAGCACGCCTGGTTCCAGCGAGCCCGCAACGCCCCGCGCGGCAGCGCGCACCGCGACTTCTACGTGTGGAGCGACACGCCCGAGAAGTACGCCGACGCGCGCATCATCTTCAAGGACTTCGAGACGTCGAACTGGACGTGGGACCCGGTCGCGGGGCAGTACTACTGGCACCGCTTCTACTCCCACCAGCCGGACCTCAACTTCGAGAGCCCCGCCGTGCGGCGGGCGGTGATCCGGCTGCTCGACAAGTGGTTCGCCATGGGGGTCGACGGCGTGCGCCTCGACGCGATCCCGTACCTCTACGAGGAGGACGGCACCAACTGCGAGAACCTCCCCAAGACCCACGAGTTCCTGCGGATGCTGCGGGCGCACGTGGACGCCCACCACCCCAACCGCATGCTGCTCGCCGAGGCCAACCAGTGGCCGGAGGACGCCGTCGCGTACTTCGGCGACGGCGACGAGTGCCACATGGCCTTCCACTTCCCGCTGATGCCTCGGCTCTACATGGCCCTGCGCCGGGAGGACCGTCACCCGATCGTCGACATCCTCGAGCAGACGCCGGAGATCCCGGGCACGGCCCAGTGGGCGACGTTCCTGCGCAACCACGACGAGCTCACGCTCGAGATGGTCACCGACGAGGAACGCGACTACATGTACCGCACGTACGCGCACGACCCGCGGATGCGCATCAACCTGGGCATCCGCCGCCGGCTGGCGCCGCTGCTCCAGGGCGACCGTCGCAAGATCGAGCTGCTGAACGCGGTGCTGTTCTCCCTCCCCGGCACTCCCGTCATGTACTACGGCGACGAGATCGGCATGGGCGACAACGTCTACCTCGGCGACCGCGACGGCGTGCGCACGCCGATGCAGTGGAGCTCGGACCGCAACGCCGGCTTCTCGCAGGCGAACCCGCAGCGGCTCTACCTGCCGGTGATCATCGACCCGGACTACCACTACGAGACGGTCAACGTCGAGGCGCTGCGCGGCAACGCGAACTCGTTGTGGTGGTGGATGCACCGGCTCATCTCGCTGCGCACGAGCCACCGCGCGTTCGGCCACGGGGGCCTGCGCTTCCTCACGCCGGACAACCCGAAGGTGCTCGCCTTCCTGCGCACCCCGAGCGAGCCCGGCGACGGCGACACCCTCCTCGTCGTGGCGAACCTGTCGCGCTACGCGCAGGCGGCCGAGCTCGATCTCGGGGACCTGGCGGGCGCCACCCCCGTGGAGCTGTTCGGCCACACCCCGTTCGCCCCCGTGACCGAGCGCCCCTACGCCGTCACGCTGGCGCCCTACGGGTTCTACTGGTTCCGGCTCGTGCCCCAGCCGACGTCGGAGGGCGCGGCCTCGCCGTCCGAGGCGCCCCTCGTGACGATGGACGACGACCCCCTGGCCCGCCGTGCGGCGTCGGGGATCGGCCGTGCGCTGGCGGCCTGGCTGCCGCAGCGCCGGTGGTTCCACGGCAAGGCGCGCGTGGTGCGCTCGGTGAGCGTGCTCGACGCCGTGCCCCTCGACGGCCGTCGGCCCCTGTCCGGCACGCTGCTCGTGGTGGAGGTCGACTTCAGCGAGGGCGACCCGGAGACCTACTGCGTGCCCGTCGCGGTGCTGCCCGCCGACGGCGGCCACGAGGTGGCCGAGGGCAACCTCATCGCGCGGGTGCGTCGCAGCGACGGGCGCGAGGGCCTGCTCGTCGACGCGCTCGGCGAGACCGAGACGCCGTCGTCGCTCGTGCGGCTGGTGGTGCGCCAGTCCGAGCGCAAGGGACGCGCCGGCCGGGTGCGGGGCTGGAGCGTGCCGGACGTGCGCGACTGGCCGGCCGAGGAGGAGCCCGACACCAAGGTGCTGCGCGGCGAGCAGTCCAACACCTCGATCCGCGTGGGCGACCGGGCCATCCTCAAGCTGTACCGGCGGCTCGACGACGGGACCAGCCCCGAGCTCGAGGTGGGCCGCCACCTTCAGCGGGTGGGCTACGCCGGGGGCGCGGGCCTGCTCGGCTCGGTCGAGTACGTGCGTCCGCGCGGCGAGCCCGTGACCCTCGCCGCCATGCACGAGTTCGTGGCCAACGACGGCGACGCCTGGCAGTGGGTGCTCGAGCGGCTCAACCTCTACGCCGAGCAGGTCCTGGCCCTGCCCGACACACCGCCGCGCGTGCCGGCGGACCCGCTCTCGTCCACGCCGGCCCCGCTGCCGGAGGAGATGGTCGACCTGCTGGCCCCGTGGGCCGCCTCGGCCGACCAGATCGGACGCCGCACCGCGGAGATGCACGAGGCGCTCGCCCGGGGCGACGACCCCGCCTTCCGCCCCGAGCCCTTCACCACCCTCTACCAGCGCTCGCTGTACCAGAGCATCCTCGGCGAGACCCGGGCCACCCTGCGGATGCTGCGATCCCCGCGGGCGCGGCTGGACGAGGAGCAGGCCCAGCTCGTCGCCGCGCTGCCGGAGGACCGGCTGCTCGACCGTCTCGACCAGCTGCGCGCGCGGCGGCTGCACGTGTCGCGCGTGCGGCACCACGGCGACTTCCACCTCGGCCAGATGCTCTGGACCGGGCGCGACTTCGTCATCATCGACTTCGAGGGCGAGCCGTCGCGGTCCGTCGGTGAGCGGCGCATCAAGCGATCCCCGCTGCGCGATGTGGCCGGCATGCTGCGCAGCTTCGACTACGCCGCCAACGTCGGCATGCGCGACCAGGTGGAGCGGCTCGGCTTCGCCTCGCCCGCCGCGGCCGAGGCGCGGCTCGGCCCGTGGGCCCGCGCGTGGTCGGCGTGGATGAGCGCGTCGTTCCTGTCCTCCTACCTCGACGCCGTGGCGGGGCAGCCGTTCGTGCCGGAGGACACGGCCGAGCTGCGCCTGCTGCTCGACGCGTTCATGCTCGAGAAGACCTGCTACGAGGTGCGCTACGAGCTGGGCAACCGGCCGGACTGGGTCGGCATCCCGCTGCGCGCGCTGCACGAGCTGGTGGAGGCGTTCCCCGCGACCGCGTCCGAGGGCTGA
- a CDS encoding STAS domain-containing protein yields MTRPPSSVLRPRRTSPCPDDPDANLDPVRRRRLAPAARRRRGLRPARPVTDSGRGQAAGLPFERGAGMAADDPTRIGGTTGDTGGIPALDVVRLGSRAQWQGPAPAEFRVWIWGDIDIMRRRELDRIVEDFRASACRDAVVDLEGVRFMGAVGLTFLVIMLGETEQRSGRLALLNPSDAVRHVLDLTELAPLFRLDGARPHDPGRPWQRPPTVRRLRSVD; encoded by the coding sequence ATGACACGTCCTCCGTCCTCCGTCCTCCGTCCTCGGCGGACGTCGCCGTGCCCCGACGACCCCGACGCAAACCTGGATCCCGTGCGGCGCAGGCGCCTCGCACCCGCGGCGCGACGCCGCAGGGGGTTGCGCCCGGCCCGTCCGGTGACGGACAGTGGACGCGGTCAAGCAGCCGGCCTCCCCTTCGAACGAGGAGCCGGGATGGCTGCTGACGATCCGACCCGCATCGGCGGGACCACTGGCGACACCGGCGGGATCCCGGCGCTCGACGTCGTCCGCCTGGGCAGCCGCGCACAGTGGCAGGGCCCGGCCCCGGCCGAGTTCCGGGTCTGGATCTGGGGCGACATCGACATCATGCGTCGCCGCGAGCTCGACCGCATCGTCGAGGACTTCCGTGCCAGCGCCTGCCGCGACGCGGTCGTCGACCTCGAGGGCGTGCGGTTCATGGGCGCGGTGGGGCTCACGTTCCTCGTCATCATGCTCGGCGAGACCGAGCAGCGCTCCGGACGGCTGGCGCTGCTCAACCCGTCGGACGCCGTGCGGCACGTCCTGGACCTGACCGAGCTCGCGCCGCTGTTCCGCCTCGACGGCGCACGGCCGCACGACCCGGGACGGCCATGGCAGCGGCCGCCGACGGTGCGGCGCCTGCGCAGCGTCGACTGA